A window from Citrus sinensis cultivar Valencia sweet orange chromosome 3, DVS_A1.0, whole genome shotgun sequence encodes these proteins:
- the LOC102612121 gene encoding uncharacterized protein LOC102612121 isoform X3 codes for MASSLVANRFAFVLLKTEKTVAKFHSFPLSERLRLRPCKFKTKNQFTTNCCVSSAHDEKYSNKQVISVTPPLYDYILRNVREPEILRQLREETAGMRGSQMQVSPDQAQLLAMLVQILGAQRCIEVGVYTVCVSSYSTSILSLFSGYSSLAIALVLPESGCLVACERDARSLEVAKKYYERAGVSHKVKIKHGLAADSLKALILNGEASSYDFAFVDAEKRMYQEYFELLLQLLLQIRVGGIIVIDNVLWHGKVADQMVNDAKTISIRNFNKNLMEDERVSISMKEVQDA; via the exons ATGGCGAGCAGCTTGGTGGCGAATcgttttgcttttgttttactgaaaactgaaaaaacGGTTGCCAAATTCCATTCCTTTCCCTTATCTGAAAGATTGAGATTGAGACCCTGCAAGTTTAAGACTAAGAATCAGTTCACCACAAACTGCTGTGTTTCCTCTGCCCATGACGAAAAGTACAGCAACAAGCAAGTCATCAGTGTAACTCCTCCCCTTTACGACTACATCCTCCGAAATGTTCGTGAGCCCGAG ATTTTGCGTCAACTGCGGGAAGAGACTGCTGGTATGCGTGGTAGCCAGATGCAG gTTTCGCCAGATCAAGCACAGCTACTTGCAATGCTTGTACAGATTCTCGGTGCACAACGGTGTATAGAAGTTGGTGTGTATACTGTATGTGTATCTAGCTATTCCACTTCAATTCTTTCGCTGTTTTCT GGATACTCATCATTGGCTATTGCACTAGTGCTGCCGGAATCTGGTTGTCTTGTTGCTTGTGAAAGAGATGCCAGGTCTCTTGAGGTTGCAAAAAAGTATTATGAGCGAGCTGGTGTTTCGCATAAG GTAAAAATTAAGCATGGATTAGCAGCAGATTCCCTAAAAGCTCTGATTTTGAATGGCGAAGCTTCCAG CTATGATTTTGCAtttgttgatgctgaaaaaaGGATGTACCAGGAGTACTTTGAATTGTTGCTGCAACTG TTGTTACAGATCAGAGTTGGGGGAATCATCGTAATTGATAATGTCCTTTGGCATGGAAAAGTTGCTGACCAGATG GTAAATGATGCTAAGACTATCAGCATTaggaattttaataaaaatctaatggAGGACGAGCGTGTAAGCATTAGTATG AAAGAAGTTCAAGATGCATGA
- the LOC102612121 gene encoding uncharacterized protein LOC102612121 isoform X4 produces the protein MASSLVANRFAFVLLKTEKTVAKFHSFPLSERLRLRPCKFKTKNQFTTNCCVSSAHDEKYSNKQVISVTPPLYDYILRNVREPEILRQLREETAGMRGSQMQVSPDQAQLLAMLVQILGAQRCIEVGVYTGYSSLAIALVLPESGCLVACERDARSLEVAKKYYERAGVSHKVKIKHGLAADSLKALILNGEASSYDFAFVDAEKRMYQEYFELLLQLLLQIRVGGIIVIDNVLWHGKVADQMVNDAKTISIRNFNKNLMEDERVSISMVPIGDGMTICRKR, from the exons ATGGCGAGCAGCTTGGTGGCGAATcgttttgcttttgttttactgaaaactgaaaaaacGGTTGCCAAATTCCATTCCTTTCCCTTATCTGAAAGATTGAGATTGAGACCCTGCAAGTTTAAGACTAAGAATCAGTTCACCACAAACTGCTGTGTTTCCTCTGCCCATGACGAAAAGTACAGCAACAAGCAAGTCATCAGTGTAACTCCTCCCCTTTACGACTACATCCTCCGAAATGTTCGTGAGCCCGAG ATTTTGCGTCAACTGCGGGAAGAGACTGCTGGTATGCGTGGTAGCCAGATGCAG gTTTCGCCAGATCAAGCACAGCTACTTGCAATGCTTGTACAGATTCTCGGTGCACAACGGTGTATAGAAGTTGGTGTGTATACT GGATACTCATCATTGGCTATTGCACTAGTGCTGCCGGAATCTGGTTGTCTTGTTGCTTGTGAAAGAGATGCCAGGTCTCTTGAGGTTGCAAAAAAGTATTATGAGCGAGCTGGTGTTTCGCATAAG GTAAAAATTAAGCATGGATTAGCAGCAGATTCCCTAAAAGCTCTGATTTTGAATGGCGAAGCTTCCAG CTATGATTTTGCAtttgttgatgctgaaaaaaGGATGTACCAGGAGTACTTTGAATTGTTGCTGCAACTG TTGTTACAGATCAGAGTTGGGGGAATCATCGTAATTGATAATGTCCTTTGGCATGGAAAAGTTGCTGACCAGATG GTAAATGATGCTAAGACTATCAGCATTaggaattttaataaaaatctaatggAGGACGAGCGTGTAAGCATTAGTATG GTTCCTATCGGAGATGGCATGACAATCTGCCGGAAAAGATGA
- the LOC102612121 gene encoding tricin synthase 1 isoform X1 has translation MASSLVANRFAFVLLKTEKTVAKFHSFPLSERLRLRPCKFKTKNQFTTNCCVSSAHDEKYSNKQVISVTPPLYDYILRNVREPEILRQLREETAGMRGSQMQVSPDQAQLLAMLVQILGAQRCIEVGVYTVCVSSYSTSILSLFSGYSSLAIALVLPESGCLVACERDARSLEVAKKYYERAGVSHKVKIKHGLAADSLKALILNGEASSYDFAFVDAEKRMYQEYFELLLQLLLQIRVGGIIVIDNVLWHGKVADQMVNDAKTISIRNFNKNLMEDERVSISMVPIGDGMTICRKR, from the exons ATGGCGAGCAGCTTGGTGGCGAATcgttttgcttttgttttactgaaaactgaaaaaacGGTTGCCAAATTCCATTCCTTTCCCTTATCTGAAAGATTGAGATTGAGACCCTGCAAGTTTAAGACTAAGAATCAGTTCACCACAAACTGCTGTGTTTCCTCTGCCCATGACGAAAAGTACAGCAACAAGCAAGTCATCAGTGTAACTCCTCCCCTTTACGACTACATCCTCCGAAATGTTCGTGAGCCCGAG ATTTTGCGTCAACTGCGGGAAGAGACTGCTGGTATGCGTGGTAGCCAGATGCAG gTTTCGCCAGATCAAGCACAGCTACTTGCAATGCTTGTACAGATTCTCGGTGCACAACGGTGTATAGAAGTTGGTGTGTATACTGTATGTGTATCTAGCTATTCCACTTCAATTCTTTCGCTGTTTTCT GGATACTCATCATTGGCTATTGCACTAGTGCTGCCGGAATCTGGTTGTCTTGTTGCTTGTGAAAGAGATGCCAGGTCTCTTGAGGTTGCAAAAAAGTATTATGAGCGAGCTGGTGTTTCGCATAAG GTAAAAATTAAGCATGGATTAGCAGCAGATTCCCTAAAAGCTCTGATTTTGAATGGCGAAGCTTCCAG CTATGATTTTGCAtttgttgatgctgaaaaaaGGATGTACCAGGAGTACTTTGAATTGTTGCTGCAACTG TTGTTACAGATCAGAGTTGGGGGAATCATCGTAATTGATAATGTCCTTTGGCATGGAAAAGTTGCTGACCAGATG GTAAATGATGCTAAGACTATCAGCATTaggaattttaataaaaatctaatggAGGACGAGCGTGTAAGCATTAGTATG GTTCCTATCGGAGATGGCATGACAATCTGCCGGAAAAGATGA
- the LOC102612121 gene encoding uncharacterized protein LOC102612121 isoform X5, which yields MASSLVANRFAFVLLKTEKTVAKFHSFPLSERLRLRPCKFKTKNQFTTNCCVSSAHDEKYSNKQVISVTPPLYDYILRNVREPEILRQLREETAGMRGSQMQVSPDQAQLLAMLVQILGAQRCIEVGVYTGYSSLAIALVLPESGCLVACERDARSLEVAKKYYERAGVSHKVKIKHGLAADSLKALILNGEASSYDFAFVDAEKRMYQEYFELLLQLIRVGGIIVIDNVLWHGKVADQMVNDAKTISIRNFNKNLMEDERVSISMVPIGDGMTICRKR from the exons ATGGCGAGCAGCTTGGTGGCGAATcgttttgcttttgttttactgaaaactgaaaaaacGGTTGCCAAATTCCATTCCTTTCCCTTATCTGAAAGATTGAGATTGAGACCCTGCAAGTTTAAGACTAAGAATCAGTTCACCACAAACTGCTGTGTTTCCTCTGCCCATGACGAAAAGTACAGCAACAAGCAAGTCATCAGTGTAACTCCTCCCCTTTACGACTACATCCTCCGAAATGTTCGTGAGCCCGAG ATTTTGCGTCAACTGCGGGAAGAGACTGCTGGTATGCGTGGTAGCCAGATGCAG gTTTCGCCAGATCAAGCACAGCTACTTGCAATGCTTGTACAGATTCTCGGTGCACAACGGTGTATAGAAGTTGGTGTGTATACT GGATACTCATCATTGGCTATTGCACTAGTGCTGCCGGAATCTGGTTGTCTTGTTGCTTGTGAAAGAGATGCCAGGTCTCTTGAGGTTGCAAAAAAGTATTATGAGCGAGCTGGTGTTTCGCATAAG GTAAAAATTAAGCATGGATTAGCAGCAGATTCCCTAAAAGCTCTGATTTTGAATGGCGAAGCTTCCAG CTATGATTTTGCAtttgttgatgctgaaaaaaGGATGTACCAGGAGTACTTTGAATTGTTGCTGCAACTG ATCAGAGTTGGGGGAATCATCGTAATTGATAATGTCCTTTGGCATGGAAAAGTTGCTGACCAGATG GTAAATGATGCTAAGACTATCAGCATTaggaattttaataaaaatctaatggAGGACGAGCGTGTAAGCATTAGTATG GTTCCTATCGGAGATGGCATGACAATCTGCCGGAAAAGATGA
- the LOC102612121 gene encoding tricin synthase 1 isoform X2, with protein sequence MASSLVANRFAFVLLKTEKTVAKFHSFPLSERLRLRPCKFKTKNQFTTNCCVSSAHDEKYSNKQVISVTPPLYDYILRNVREPEILRQLREETAGMRGSQMQVSPDQAQLLAMLVQILGAQRCIEVGVYTVCVSSYSTSILSLFSGYSSLAIALVLPESGCLVACERDARSLEVAKKYYERAGVSHKVKIKHGLAADSLKALILNGEASSYDFAFVDAEKRMYQEYFELLLQLIRVGGIIVIDNVLWHGKVADQMVNDAKTISIRNFNKNLMEDERVSISMVPIGDGMTICRKR encoded by the exons ATGGCGAGCAGCTTGGTGGCGAATcgttttgcttttgttttactgaaaactgaaaaaacGGTTGCCAAATTCCATTCCTTTCCCTTATCTGAAAGATTGAGATTGAGACCCTGCAAGTTTAAGACTAAGAATCAGTTCACCACAAACTGCTGTGTTTCCTCTGCCCATGACGAAAAGTACAGCAACAAGCAAGTCATCAGTGTAACTCCTCCCCTTTACGACTACATCCTCCGAAATGTTCGTGAGCCCGAG ATTTTGCGTCAACTGCGGGAAGAGACTGCTGGTATGCGTGGTAGCCAGATGCAG gTTTCGCCAGATCAAGCACAGCTACTTGCAATGCTTGTACAGATTCTCGGTGCACAACGGTGTATAGAAGTTGGTGTGTATACTGTATGTGTATCTAGCTATTCCACTTCAATTCTTTCGCTGTTTTCT GGATACTCATCATTGGCTATTGCACTAGTGCTGCCGGAATCTGGTTGTCTTGTTGCTTGTGAAAGAGATGCCAGGTCTCTTGAGGTTGCAAAAAAGTATTATGAGCGAGCTGGTGTTTCGCATAAG GTAAAAATTAAGCATGGATTAGCAGCAGATTCCCTAAAAGCTCTGATTTTGAATGGCGAAGCTTCCAG CTATGATTTTGCAtttgttgatgctgaaaaaaGGATGTACCAGGAGTACTTTGAATTGTTGCTGCAACTG ATCAGAGTTGGGGGAATCATCGTAATTGATAATGTCCTTTGGCATGGAAAAGTTGCTGACCAGATG GTAAATGATGCTAAGACTATCAGCATTaggaattttaataaaaatctaatggAGGACGAGCGTGTAAGCATTAGTATG GTTCCTATCGGAGATGGCATGACAATCTGCCGGAAAAGATGA